From the Syngnathus typhle isolate RoL2023-S1 ecotype Sweden linkage group LG22, RoL_Styp_1.0, whole genome shotgun sequence genome, the window CCAGTTGCCAATgattgcttgttttgtttttttaccataATACAAATCCAATCGCATCCCACCGTCAAAACAAATGTCAGCGATGTCTCCCAGCAAAAAGGTCCACAGGTCAGACACCTTGTCCACATTTGTCTCGTTGTCCAGCTGAAAGAATCCAAAGAGGCGGTGAAGAGCCTCCCGCAGCTGCTGGACCAAGATGAGCCAGAACTCATGGAGAAGGTCAACTGGAGCGGCGAGCCCGTGGGAAGTGAGAATGCCGCGCCGCTCCCACGGTTACCCGCTTTCGGGCGATCGCCCTGACTTGTGCTCTCCTCAGGCATCTCGTGGTCTGTCCGAGAGACGGCGGCGGCATCCGTTGGCGCCACGGACGGCGAGGCGGCCTTCCCCGCCCGGATCCACGCGGACGCTCCTAGCCTGACCAAGGTCAACTCGGGTTACTCGCTCAGCTCGCTCTTTAAAGGTAAGATGGATCATCATCTCAAAGGAGCAGCGGTGACTCTTTGTCCATCTTGTtggcaggaagaagaggaacaaACGTCGCGATGTTCCCTGATGgtgagaaacacacacacgtgattACGTTAATTGATAATCAAACCCAACAACATATTTACAGATtcaggtttttgtttttcttagcaTCAGGCGACTCATCGGGCAGAATCGTGGCTCCGGAAATCTTAAGACCCAAACGCGAAAAGCAGGTAAGTCCATGTGCGAGCAGTTGGGATGGAGCGGTGCTGAACGCGAGCGTGCCAATGTTCGTTGGCAGGATCTATTTGGTGACTGGTCGCCTCAAGAGGCCATCAGCAGGATGCAGCAAGGGAAGGTGTGTGCCTGTACCAATCTTGTGTGTGCGTTGGCGTGCTAACGTGTGTGTGCACCTCAGGCGGTGTCGCTGGAGCGCTTCCGTTGCCTGCAGGACAAAATGCGGCTGCTGGATTTGGCGGTGGACGTTCACGACGGGAACGTCATCACGGCGGTAAGGCTTGCCCTCGCGCGCCGCCGACCTCGCCCCAGCCGTCAGCTTGAGTGACGGAAAACTTTTCTTTGCAGGTTTTAATTTATCTGAAGAAAAGTTTGAGCAAAGGTCTGTCCTCCTTTCAAACACAAAACTTAGCTAGAAATCCTTCTTGCATATGACTGCAATCTcagtatttttttgttgtgtgtCAGAGGTTTTGTTTGGCGAGCTGGCGACCCGTCAGACGGCGCTGAGACATTTTGTCAACTACTTAAGCGAAAGCGGAGAGGATGCCCTGCTCATGGACGTCTACAGGTGTGGCCCAGGCTTTCATCACTTCCTCCACATAGGAGCTCAACATTCAAATCCTGCTTTGCCaatgaatcaaataaaaaataaaaaaaacgatttttcCTTCTCCAGAGCTCTCGGACGCACGGAGGATGAAGCGGTAACTTGATCACACGCTAACAACTTACCGCAATGCAGACAGTACGTTTTGTGTCTCCATGGCCACAGCTGCTCCAGTACAAACATCACCTGAGCATCTCGGATGAAAAGAAGAGGCGGGACTTCCTCAAGAGCTGCCGCAGGTGATTGACGGCTGCAGAGAAGTGGGGAGCGGGTTCATCCTGACAGGAGGCAACGGATGAGGAATGTTGACCTGACGCTTTTGTTTTGTAGTTTGCACTTTTCTGCTGAAGACCAAGTCCAGGTCCAGGACCAGGTGTCTCTGCTGGAGCGGCAGATGCTTATTGAGGTTTGAGAGATATTCACCCAGCATGCTGATGATGACGATTGCGGCGGCGCTTACTACCGTGCGTGTGCCCGCCAGGCTGCGGATAAGCAGGCCGAGCAAGGAGGGAAGGTGGAGATCTTCCAGAAATTTCCTCGGAGAGCCTCCATCCTCCACATGCCACTCATCACCACCTTGTACTACTGCTGCTTCTACCACTACGGCCAACCCGAGGTGGACCCCCAAAAAGATTTTGTTGGAACCTAAATTTGGATGCAAAAAGTGCTGAAGTACCTTTGATTGCGCAGGGGAGCTCCAGCAGCCCGCTCAACATCCGCCAAAGCTTCAAGGTGAGGGGCGTCCACTCGGATGGTCAGGACAGGTGCGGAGGGAGGGCTTTGACTGACCGTCATCGCCATCCCTGCAGGTATCGGAGAAGCAGTTCTTTGTCACGGCGTTAAGCGCTCGGGCCAAGCAGAAGGCGTGGAGCGACGTGGACGCGCTCTTCGCCAGTCGCAGCTGGCTGGGCTTCACCCGGAAGAAATCGCCGCTCGCCTACCAAAAGGTGGTCGACATCCTGCACAGAAACTCCGCCCCCGTGCAGGTGAGTTCCGGTGGACTTGCTGCGGCCAAACGCCGGAGCCTCTCGCTCACCCTTGATGATGTGGGACCGACCGGCAGGTGCTGCAGGAGTACGTGGGCCTGGTGGACGACACCGACGTCAGGATGGCCCTGGCAGTCAAACACAAGTGTCACGACCTCATCATCAACGTGAGAGCACGTCAGCTGTGTGTTCCTTTGACCCCTGGCCACGTCACGTgacctctctcccccccccttcAATCAGACGTACCGAGACTTAAAAGACCGACGCATGTTGCTTGGATACCGGGAGAAGGTGGAGGCGGGCTCGGCGGAACAGTGCAAGATCGACCAGCTGCTCAATAATTCGGTGAGGAAGTCGAGGAGTTGATCTTTGTCTTGGGTCGCCTCTTCCAAtactttttttgcttctttcagCAAATCCGGTGGAAGAATTGAGCGGCAACTTTCTCTCTGCAAGTCAAGCCGTCatcattttcacattttgaAGATTCGCTCCTGTAGACAGAAAGTCGAAAATGAACACGAATGTATCGAAAGGTTTGATTCATTTCCTTTTAGAT encodes:
- the vipas39 gene encoding spermatogenesis-defective protein 39 homolog; the protein is MKSRADEEDYWNTSKFKAFTFDDEDDELKESKEAVKSLPQLLDQDEPELMEKVNWSGEPVGSISWSVRETAAASVGATDGEAAFPARIHADAPSLTKVNSGYSLSSLFKGRRGTNVAMFPDASGDSSGRIVAPEILRPKREKQDLFGDWSPQEAISRMQQGKAVSLERFRCLQDKMRLLDLAVDVHDGNVITAVLIYLKKSLSKEVLFGELATRQTALRHFVNYLSESGEDALLMDVYRALGRTEDEALLQYKHHLSISDEKKRRDFLKSCRSLHFSAEDQVQVQDQVSLLERQMLIEAADKQAEQGGKVEIFQKFPRRASILHMPLITTLYYCCFYHYGQPEGSSSSPLNIRQSFKVSEKQFFVTALSARAKQKAWSDVDALFASRSWLGFTRKKSPLAYQKVVDILHRNSAPVQVLQEYVGLVDDTDVRMALAVKHKCHDLIINTYRDLKDRRMLLGYREKVEAGSAEQCKIDQLLNNSQIRWKN